In one window of Rhizobium sp. ACO-34A DNA:
- a CDS encoding dienelactone hydrolase has protein sequence MTQRQIEVATSDGIATAHLFGTAGAKAGVILYMDAFGPRAALFGMAERLAGEGYAVLVPDLFYRFGTYGPFDAATAFSTPETATQLRSMIGGTTQAMTAEDTGFFLAALRQAGATGPIAALGYCMGGSRALTAAGTYPDDIVAVASFHGGNLASEAADSPHLLAGKIRARVYVGTAGVDGSFPPEQSDRFVDAFRRAEVDFALENYVGMAHGWCVPDHNVYQVSGAERHWRRLTALLAETLKSD, from the coding sequence TTGACGCAACGGCAAATCGAGGTAGCGACATCCGACGGTATTGCCACGGCTCATCTGTTCGGCACCGCCGGAGCAAAAGCCGGCGTCATTCTCTACATGGACGCCTTCGGTCCGCGGGCGGCACTTTTCGGCATGGCGGAACGGCTGGCGGGCGAGGGCTATGCCGTGCTGGTGCCTGACCTCTTCTATCGCTTCGGAACCTATGGGCCGTTCGACGCCGCGACCGCCTTCAGCACGCCGGAAACCGCAACACAGCTAAGATCGATGATCGGTGGCACCACGCAGGCGATGACCGCCGAGGACACCGGCTTTTTCCTTGCCGCCTTGAGGCAGGCCGGAGCGACCGGGCCGATAGCAGCCCTGGGCTATTGCATGGGTGGTAGTCGCGCGCTGACTGCGGCCGGAACCTATCCCGACGATATCGTTGCCGTGGCCAGTTTCCATGGCGGTAATCTCGCAAGCGAGGCGGCTGACAGCCCACACCTTCTGGCCGGCAAGATCCGGGCGCGGGTCTATGTCGGCACGGCTGGCGTGGATGGGTCCTTTCCGCCGGAACAGTCGGATCGGTTCGTCGATGCCTTCCGCCGGGCGGAGGTCGATTTCGCGCTGGAGAACTATGTCGGCATGGCGCACGGCTGGTGTGTGCCGGATCACAACGTTTATCAGGTAAGCGGTGCGGAGAGGCATTGGCGGCGGCTGACCGCGCTTCTTGCGGAAACTCTCAAGTCGGACTGA
- a CDS encoding multidrug transporter AcrB: MTNETTGMPEAGKPAERHEPKSAPDVQAGFTALFIRRPIFAAVLNALMVVAGLAAFYGIEVRELPDVDRPVITVRTTFDGASPQTVDQQVTTVIEGAVARVAGLKALSSASSFGNSRVTLEFTDTTDLNVAASDVRDAIARVTYSLPDDADEPRIVKADSDSDPVMRLAVTSDRMNIEDLTLLVDNEISDRLASVEGVADIELYGEQEKIFRVDVDQSALASRGLTIASLASALSDIAFDVPAGSITSSTQDIVVRATADLRTPQDFANLIVQDKVRLGDVATITFGPDLRSTALRSNGKAGIGLGVIRQAKSNTLSISNGIKKAVEVMQKELPEGTQIRITSDDAVFIRGSIDEVVNALVLAAVIVIGIIYLFLRDWRATLIPAITMPVSLIGTLAAVYLVGFSINILTLLAIVLATGLVVDDAIVVLENIVRRRAQGMGPRAAAVLGTREVFFAVIATTATLAAVFVPLSFLPGQVGGLFREFGFVLAFSVTLSAIVALTLCPMLASRMLTSHAIDHGKGLLGRFGDAFSTFYRGALRACLNAPMVVFVVAVIFSGAAFGAFSLITNELTPREDRSTVTLRVTAPQGVSLDYMQDQMRRIEEALKPLRDDGEIANLFSISGFGSNTNSGFMVLTLAPWGERERSQDTIVRDINKATAGIPGVNAFAQQPNSLRIRGGGSGLQFALVGSNHEQLTAAAIKVVAALETDGSFDNPRLTNDVSQAQLGVSIDRERAADLGINITGLAQALQSMLDGRSIGDVYIDGESYPVKLASTTRPIDDPTDLENIFLKTGDGKIVPMSVIAKLQEKAVAPSLQREQQLAAVQITAGLGPGLSLGSALEKAQTIAGPLLPPGARILPLAEAATLSENTGGMGITFGFAIVIIFLVLAAQFESVLSSVIIMATVPLGLACAVFALLFTGTSLNVYSQIGLVMLVGIMAKNGILIVEFANQLRDRGQDVREAIENAANMRLRPVMMTMIATILGGVPLVFAHGAGAEARIALGWVIVGGLGLATVVTLFVTPVAYLALARFAKPHAHEEERLQREMAFAASVEAGE; this comes from the coding sequence ATGACGAACGAGACGACAGGCATGCCTGAGGCTGGGAAGCCGGCGGAGAGACATGAGCCCAAGTCTGCACCGGATGTGCAGGCCGGTTTTACCGCGCTTTTCATCCGCAGGCCGATCTTTGCGGCGGTTCTCAACGCCCTGATGGTCGTTGCGGGTCTCGCTGCTTTCTACGGCATTGAAGTGCGTGAACTGCCGGATGTCGACCGGCCGGTCATTACGGTCAGAACGACGTTCGACGGTGCTTCTCCGCAGACCGTCGATCAGCAGGTGACGACCGTGATCGAAGGAGCCGTGGCGCGTGTCGCTGGCCTCAAGGCGCTCTCGTCCGCATCCTCTTTCGGCAATAGTCGCGTGACGCTGGAATTCACCGATACCACCGACCTCAATGTCGCCGCCAGCGACGTGCGGGACGCCATCGCGCGCGTGACCTACAGTCTGCCTGACGATGCCGACGAGCCGCGCATCGTCAAGGCTGACTCGGATTCCGATCCGGTCATGCGGCTTGCCGTGACCTCGGACCGGATGAACATCGAGGATCTGACCCTTCTGGTCGACAACGAGATTTCCGACCGCCTGGCTTCGGTCGAGGGCGTTGCCGATATCGAGCTTTATGGCGAACAGGAGAAAATCTTCCGGGTCGATGTCGACCAGTCGGCGCTTGCGAGCCGCGGGCTGACCATCGCTTCGCTGGCGAGCGCGCTGTCCGATATCGCCTTCGACGTTCCGGCCGGTTCGATCACCAGTTCGACGCAGGATATCGTCGTGCGTGCGACCGCGGACCTTCGCACGCCCCAGGATTTTGCCAATCTGATCGTTCAGGACAAGGTGCGGCTCGGCGACGTCGCGACCATTACCTTCGGTCCTGACCTGCGCAGCACCGCGCTTCGTTCGAACGGCAAGGCCGGCATCGGCCTCGGGGTGATCCGTCAGGCGAAATCGAACACACTCAGCATTTCGAACGGGATCAAGAAGGCTGTCGAGGTGATGCAGAAGGAACTGCCGGAGGGCACCCAGATCCGCATCACCAGCGACGATGCGGTGTTCATCCGCGGATCCATCGATGAGGTGGTGAATGCGCTGGTGCTCGCCGCCGTGATCGTCATCGGCATCATCTATCTCTTCCTGCGCGACTGGAGGGCGACCCTCATTCCGGCGATCACTATGCCGGTGTCGCTGATCGGGACGCTGGCGGCCGTGTATCTCGTCGGGTTCTCGATCAATATCCTGACGCTGCTGGCGATCGTTCTGGCGACGGGTCTCGTGGTCGACGACGCCATCGTGGTTCTGGAAAACATCGTGCGGCGGCGAGCGCAGGGCATGGGGCCGAGGGCGGCCGCCGTGCTTGGCACGCGGGAGGTGTTCTTCGCCGTCATCGCCACGACCGCGACGCTGGCTGCGGTCTTCGTGCCGCTTTCCTTCCTGCCGGGGCAGGTGGGTGGCCTGTTCCGCGAATTCGGTTTCGTGCTCGCCTTCTCGGTGACGTTGTCGGCCATCGTGGCGCTTACGCTTTGCCCCATGCTTGCCTCGCGCATGCTGACCTCGCATGCGATCGATCACGGCAAGGGGTTACTTGGACGTTTCGGCGACGCGTTTTCGACCTTCTACCGGGGTGCGCTGCGGGCTTGCCTCAATGCGCCGATGGTGGTGTTCGTGGTGGCGGTGATCTTCTCCGGCGCGGCATTCGGTGCTTTTTCCCTGATTACCAACGAGCTTACGCCCCGCGAAGACCGTTCGACGGTGACGTTGCGGGTGACGGCGCCGCAGGGTGTCAGCCTCGATTACATGCAGGACCAGATGCGCCGTATCGAGGAGGCGCTGAAGCCGCTTCGCGACGATGGCGAAATCGCCAACCTGTTCTCGATTTCGGGCTTCGGCAGCAATACCAATAGCGGCTTCATGGTGCTGACGCTTGCGCCCTGGGGCGAGCGGGAGCGCAGCCAGGACACCATCGTGCGGGACATCAACAAGGCGACCGCAGGCATTCCCGGCGTCAACGCCTTTGCCCAGCAGCCGAACAGCCTGAGAATTCGCGGCGGCGGCAGCGGCCTGCAGTTCGCGCTTGTCGGTTCGAACCACGAACAGCTGACCGCGGCGGCGATCAAGGTGGTTGCCGCACTTGAGACCGATGGCAGTTTCGACAACCCGCGTCTGACCAACGATGTCAGCCAGGCGCAGCTCGGCGTGAGCATCGACCGCGAGCGCGCCGCAGACCTCGGCATCAATATCACCGGGCTCGCCCAGGCGCTGCAATCGATGCTCGACGGGCGTTCGATCGGGGATGTCTATATCGACGGCGAATCCTATCCGGTAAAGCTCGCCTCGACCACGCGGCCGATCGACGATCCGACCGACCTCGAAAACATCTTCCTCAAGACTGGCGACGGCAAGATCGTGCCGATGTCCGTCATCGCAAAGCTGCAGGAAAAGGCCGTCGCGCCGAGCCTCCAGCGGGAACAGCAGCTTGCCGCGGTGCAGATTACGGCGGGTCTCGGACCGGGGCTTTCGCTGGGGTCGGCGCTTGAAAAGGCGCAGACCATTGCGGGACCGCTACTGCCGCCCGGCGCGCGTATCCTGCCGCTGGCGGAGGCTGCGACCCTCAGCGAAAATACAGGCGGCATGGGCATCACCTTCGGCTTTGCCATCGTCATCATCTTCCTGGTGCTGGCCGCGCAGTTCGAAAGCGTGCTGTCATCGGTAATCATCATGGCGACGGTGCCGCTGGGGCTTGCCTGTGCGGTATTCGCCTTGCTGTTCACCGGCACCAGCCTCAACGTCTACAGCCAGATCGGTCTGGTGATGCTGGTCGGCATCATGGCGAAGAACGGTATCCTGATCGTTGAGTTCGCAAACCAGTTGCGCGACCGTGGACAGGATGTGCGCGAAGCGATCGAGAATGCCGCCAACATGCGCCTGCGGCCGGTGATGATGACGATGATCGCCACCATTCTCGGCGGCGTGCCGCTGGTCTTCGCGCATGGCGCAGGTGCGGAAGCCCGTATCGCGCTTGGCTGGGTCATCGTTGGCGGTCTCGGCCTTGCAACGGTGGTGACGCTGTTCGTGACGCCGGTCGCCTATCTGGCGCTTGCCCGCTTCGCCAAGCCGCATGCGCATGAAGAGGAGCGGTTGCAGCGGGAAATGGCTTTTGCCGCCTCGGTCGAGGCAGGCGAGTGA
- a CDS encoding FAD-binding oxidoreductase has protein sequence MVMKDVVPGVRNEEGIAKVLGILKQEFGERFHTGQSFREQHSHTTTYLPSQLPDGVVFVENSEDVKTVVRTCAAHKVPMIPFGTGSSLEGHVNAPSGGISVDFSRMNRVIEVNPEDLDCTVEPGVTREDLNTYLRDTGLFFPIDPGANASLGGMASTRASGTNAVRYGTMKENVLALTVVTADGEEIRTAQRARKSSAGYDLTRLFVGAEGTLGIITSVTLKLQGIPAKISGGVCAFPSLKAACDAVVMTIQMGIPVARIELLDEMQMKAVNAYSKLSYPEKPTLFLEFHGTEETVEMQAGQFREIAAEFGSDEFQYTTNAEEQAQLWKARHNAYWAGRALAPELNGLSTDVCVPISRLAECVAETQADIRETGLLAPIVGHAGDGNFHVLMLFNDKDPEDLARSEAFMARLNARALAMGGTCTGEHGVGQGKMSYLEQELPSALPVMRSIKKSLDPDNIFNPGKIFRL, from the coding sequence ATGGTGATGAAGGATGTGGTGCCCGGTGTGCGTAACGAGGAGGGGATCGCCAAGGTCCTCGGCATCCTGAAGCAGGAGTTCGGCGAGCGCTTTCATACCGGCCAGTCCTTCCGCGAACAGCATAGTCACACCACCACCTATCTGCCGTCGCAACTGCCCGATGGCGTCGTTTTCGTGGAAAACTCGGAAGACGTGAAGACGGTGGTTCGAACCTGCGCCGCCCACAAGGTTCCGATGATCCCGTTCGGCACCGGCTCCTCGCTGGAGGGCCATGTGAATGCACCGAGCGGCGGCATTTCGGTCGATTTCAGCCGGATGAACCGGGTGATCGAAGTGAACCCGGAAGACCTCGACTGCACGGTTGAACCGGGCGTCACTCGCGAGGACCTCAATACCTATCTGCGCGATACCGGCCTTTTCTTCCCGATTGATCCGGGCGCGAACGCCTCTCTCGGCGGCATGGCCTCGACGCGTGCCTCCGGCACCAATGCGGTGCGCTACGGCACGATGAAAGAGAATGTGCTGGCGCTGACCGTCGTCACGGCGGATGGCGAGGAGATCAGGACAGCGCAGCGGGCGCGGAAATCTTCCGCCGGCTATGACCTGACCCGGCTCTTCGTCGGAGCGGAGGGGACGCTCGGCATCATCACCTCCGTCACACTGAAGCTGCAGGGCATTCCGGCCAAGATCAGCGGTGGCGTCTGCGCATTTCCGAGCCTCAAGGCTGCCTGCGACGCCGTCGTCATGACGATCCAGATGGGTATTCCCGTTGCCCGCATCGAACTGCTGGACGAAATGCAGATGAAGGCGGTCAACGCCTATTCTAAGCTCTCTTATCCGGAAAAGCCGACGCTCTTCCTTGAATTTCATGGCACAGAAGAGACGGTGGAGATGCAGGCCGGACAGTTCCGGGAAATTGCGGCGGAGTTCGGTTCCGATGAATTCCAGTACACCACCAATGCCGAGGAGCAGGCACAGCTCTGGAAGGCAAGGCACAACGCTTACTGGGCGGGCCGGGCGCTCGCTCCGGAACTGAACGGCCTTTCAACCGATGTTTGCGTGCCGATTTCGCGGCTTGCCGAATGCGTGGCCGAGACCCAGGCCGATATTCGCGAAACGGGCCTTCTGGCGCCGATCGTCGGGCATGCCGGCGACGGCAATTTCCATGTGCTGATGCTGTTCAACGACAAGGACCCGGAAGACCTGGCGCGCAGTGAGGCCTTCATGGCGCGTCTCAACGCCCGTGCGCTTGCCATGGGTGGCACGTGCACTGGCGAGCACGGCGTGGGACAGGGCAAGATGAGCTATCTGGAGCAGGAACTGCCTTCGGCGCTGCCGGTCATGCGTTCGATCAAGAAGAGCCTCGATCCGGACAATATCTTCAATCCCGGCAAGATCTTCCGGCTGTAA